The region GCACCCCGCCCGCGGCGGCGACGGCCACCCACACCGTCCCCGCCGGCTTCCCGCGACTCCCGCCGCCGGGCCCCGCCACGCCGGTGATGGCGATCGCAAGGTCCGCACGGAAGAGGGCGAGGATCCCCTCCGCCATCGCAAGCGCCACCTCTCGGCTCACCGCTCCGTGCGCGGCGATCAGGTCGGGCGGAACGCCCAGCAGCGAGATTTTCGCGGAATTGCGGTACGCCACGACGCCGCCGGAAAAATAGAGGGAACTGCCGGGGATCGAGGTGATCGCTCCGCCCAGCAGGCCCCCCGTGCACGATTCCGCCACGGCAACGGTACTCCCGGACGCGGATAACGCCTCTCCGAGGAGCCTTGCCGCCGAGGCGGTCAGCCGGTCAGCCAAGCGATCCCCCGATACACGAGTCCCGCGCACACCCCTGCCGCCAGGTCGTCCGCCACCACATAGACGGCCCCCCTGCGGTCGTTGAGCCATGCCGCGGGCCCGAATTTGAACACGTCGAAAAGACGGAACAGCAGGAAGAGCAGGAGGGCGTGACCGGCCCCCCAGGGGACGCCGGTGGCCGCCAGCAGCATCCCCGCGATCTCGTCGATGACCACGGATTGGGGATCCGGACTCCCCGTCGCGGCGATCTCCTCCCGGGCCGCGGGGACGGAAACGAGGAGCACCGCGCACAGGAGGAGGAGATGGCGCACCCCCCATCCGCCGGACCAGTACCAGAGGGGCAGGGCGACCAGGGTCCCCGCCGTCCCGGGGGCCACGGGAATCCGGCCCGCTCCGAACCCGGTGGCGACGGCGCGCAACCCTCCGCGAACCCATCGGTTTTCCCGAAAACGATTGACTTGTGCGGCGCCCATGTCGGATATTTATTACTGTATGTCAATAAAACCTCTTTTTCCAACGATGGAATGACCGAGCCCACGGCGACTCAGGACGAACTATACCTGCAGCGGATCACGCAGGCGGTCACCGAATTCGCCAAGGGGATCAAAAGCGCGAGCTTTTATCCCTCCGGACACCCCACGCTTCTGCAGGCCGTTTCCAAGATCATACTGCTGTTCGAAGAGATCCCGCTGCCCGAAGACGGCATCTCGATCGACGTCACGAAGAACGCCCTGCTCTTCCGCGATGTCCCGTTGGTCGCCGGGGGGAACAAGGCGCTCGCGGACCTCAACCGGGAACTGTACCTGCGGCGGGCGGCGCGGATCATCTTCCTTCCCAACCTTCAGCCGGACGAGGTCATCTCGTGCCTGAAGATCATCACGCTGGATCCGGATGAAATCCAGGACGCGGGGGGGTTGGAGCGGATCCTGCTGCACGAGAAAGTGACGCGGATCTGGGCAAACCGGGTGGACTACGAGCAGCTCACGCAACTGCTGAAGGAAGAAGAACTCGAGGAGGTCCTGCCCGAAGACCTCACCGTCGAGCCGGCGACCTCGGACGACCCGCTGCAGGCCGATGCGCCGCCCGAGGAAGTCGTCACGATCGAAACCTTGCTCGCGCGGATCGCGAAGGAGACCGACCCCTCCGCCTACCGCGGGCACATCGTGGAGTTCTCGCATTTCCTCCTCGCGGAACGCGCCGAGCGTAAGATCGAATACTCGATGCAGGCGATGGCGATCTTCGTCGGGCACATCGAGAATCCTCCGGGGGGAAGCACCGAGATCGCGGGACTCGCCCGCCTCGGGATCAAGGAATTGGCCTCCGAGGAGCTGGTGTCGCACTACATCGGCCTGCTCAAGAAGCGCGGATTCCGCGGCCGCGAGGAGGTCGAAGCGGTGCTCGTCGCCCTGGAGGAGCGCTCCATCGGGCCGCTGCTTCAGGCCCTGGCCGAGGAGGAGGACCTGCTCGTCCGGAAGACGATCGTCGAAATCGTGACCCGGATCGGGAGGGCCGCGGTTCCCACGATCCTGGAGAACCTGAACGACTCGCGTTGGTACATGGTGCGAAACATGGTCACCGTCCTCGGCAGCCTCGGGATGCCCGACCTCGCGCCGCACGTCGCCGCCACGCTTTCCCATCCCGACCTGCGCGTGAAGAAGGAAGCGATCAAGGCGCTCTCGAGGATCTCCCACGCTTCCGCCGTGACCGCCCTCTGCGAGCTCTGCTTCTTCCCCGAGGAAACGGTCGCCCTCACCGCCACCGCCGCGCTTTCCTCGAAGAAGGAGACGGAGGCGGTCATCGCCCTGTACCGCCGCGCGGCGACCAAGCTCATCCTCTACCCGAACTATCGGCTGGCCCACGAGGCGATCGACTCCCTTCGCGCGATCGGTACCGACGAGGCGGTCACCGCCCTCGAGGAGCTCCTCTCCCTGCGCGCCCTGTGGCGCACGGAAAAGTTCCGGGCGATGAAATTCCACGCCCTGCGGAGCATCTCAAAGATCAAGAGGGAGATGTCGAAGGAGGTTCTCGAGCGGGTCCGGCGTTCCTCCGACCGGTCTCTCCGGACCGAGGCCGAGCGTATACTCGGAAGACGGGCGCAGTAAGAGAGGGAGGACGCGTTGGACCGAAGACAGATGGAAACCGCGATCGCCGGGGTCGTCCGTCACCTCGGGGCTTCGCTGAAGAACCGGGGGCTGTACCCGATCACGCACCCCCTGGTCCGCACGCCCGTGGAAAAATGCCTTACCGAGCTCGCGCCGTTCTTCGCCGACCGGTCGGAGCTGGCGCTCACCGTCTCGGACGGGACCCTCGTTCTCGAGGGTGTCCCCATCTTCCAGCTGACCTCTTCCCTCGAACTCTTCATGGCCCGGCTCGGGGCCATCGGGCTGCCCGCCGTCATCTTCGAGCGCGGCGTATCCGTCGAGGACATCGAGCTGTTCGTCCGCTTCCTGCACGAGACGAGGGAAGTGGGCGTGCCGATCCCCGAGATCAAGGCGCGTCTCTCGCGGTGGGGGGTCACCCACATCCGGGTCACCGCGACCGAGGACGAGGACAAGGACGACATCACCCTCGCCCGGGAGATCTACGGGAACGCCCTCAACGTCGTGGTCCGGGCCCTGAAGGACGTGCGGAACGGGAAGACGCCCGACGGCGCGGAATCCGACCGGGCGGTCCGGGAGATGAGCGGGATGGTCTCGCGGAACCGCGACGCCATGCTGGCGCTGACCCTGATCAAGAACTTCGACGAATACACCTACAACCATTCGGTGAACGTCTCCGTGCTTTCCCTGGCCGTGGCCGAGACCCTCGGACTGGCCGAGGGCGAACGGATCGGCATCGGGGTCGCCGGCCTGCTCCACGACGTCGGAAAGACGCAGCTCGCCCTCGACCTCATCCGGAAGCCCGGAACCCTGACGGTCGAGGAGTTCGAGGAGATCAAGAAGCACCCCGAGGAAGGGTTCGCCATCCTCGGAAAGATGACCCACATCCAGGAATCGACGCGCGCCGTCGTGCGGGAACACCACATGCGGTTCGACCGCACCGGCTACCCGCGGCCCGAGCCGGAGTATCGGACGAACCCGCACTCCAACGTCATCGCGGTCGCCGACTGCTACGACGCGCTGACCACCATGCGCTCCTACCAGAAGGCGCGGACGCCGCAGCAGGCGCTCGAGATCATGCGGAAACTGGCGGGGAAATCACTCGATCCGGACCTTGTGGAGCTGCTGGAGCGGTCACTCGGGGTCTATCCCGTGGGAACCATGGTCCGGCTGAACACGATGGAAGTCGCAGTCGTGACCGGGTCCACCGACGGCGGAAAGGGCGAGCCGAAGGTGGCGATCCTGTTCGACCGTTCGGGGAATCCGCTGGCCACCCCGCAGGGGGTGGACCTGAAGGAGTCCGACCCATCCACGGGGAAGCACCACCGAATGATCCTCGGGACCGTCAACCCGCTGATGCACCCGCCCGTGTCGATGAGCGAAGTCTTCCAGGCCTTATCGGGGTAACGCCGTCCAGCTTCCCAGTGCCTCCGCGACCGCGGCGCGGACGGTTGCGCTCGGGTCGCCGGCGTGCGCCAGGATCTTTTCCCACCCCGGACCGTCGCACAAACGGGAGAACGCCGTCACCGCCTTCGCCCGGACCTCCGGTTCCGGGTGGTCGAGGAACTTCTCGATGTGGGGAGCGAGTTCCCTCCGGCCGGAAGCGCCCAGCGTCTCGAGGAGGTTGCCGAGCACCATCCCCCGCTCCCGCGGAAGCATCTCCCACAGGAGCTTGATCACTGCCGGCGAGGGGTACGAGGACAACTCCCGAACGGCCGCCCCGCGGATCTCCGCGTCACGATCCGAAAGCGCCAGAAGCAGAAGGGAAACTCCTTCCGGGCCGCCGAACTCCGAGGCGGCGTGGATCGCGCGGAGCTTCTCCTCGACGTTGCCGCTGCGGATCCTGGACCGGAACTCCTCCACCGACCGCTTCGCGCGGGTACGGTCCATCGCCCCGGACGCGGCTTCCCGCACCGCCGCGGAAGAGTCCGACAGAAGCCTGGCCAATGCCTCCTCGATCCGCTCGATCATTTCCGTTTCCCCCGCCATCAATCTCCGAATAGTTCTACCGGAGGGGAATCGGTTCGTCAATCCGGCCGGTTGACGATGGCGACGGGCGGAACGTACACTCAGATCGGAGGGACCATGGCGGATAATGTGACCGGGGGGAGGATTCTGGGGCTGGATTACGGCAGCCGCCGGATCGGCGTGGCCGTATCCGATCCTCTCGGCTTGACGGCGCAACCGCTCCCCCCGATCCGGAGGGAGGGGGACAGGAAGGACATCGCCGTCCTCGCCCGCCTCGCGGAGGAATTGGGGGTGACGTCGGTCGTACTCGGCCTCCCCCTTCTCCTGAACGGGGACGAGGGACCGGCAGCGGCCCGGGCGAGGGCATTCGGCGAGCGGATGCGGGAGGAGACCTCGCTGCCGGTGACGATGTGGGACGAGCGGCTGACATCGGTGCAATCCGAACGGCACCTCATCGCATCCGGCGTGCGGAGGGAGGACCGGAAAGGGATCCGGGACAGCCTCTCGGCCATGTTCCTGCTCCAGAGCGCCCTGGACTGCCGGCGCAGGGAATGAGCCTCCCGAGCCGCTCGCGGCGCACCGTCCGGGGGGTCGCCCTCGCGGTCCTGGCGGCTGCGCTCCTGTCCGCCTTTCTCCTCTTCGACGAGCATCCGGCCAGGACCTGGGAGGGAAAACTGGTTCTCGTCCCGAAGGGGAGCCGGCTGCCCGAGGTGGTCGAAATCCTTCGGAAGGGCGAGGTTCTCCCCCACCCGCTGGCGTTCCGGGCTCTGGTGATCCTCACGCTCACCGGGCGGCGGCTTCATTACGGGGAGTACGCCTTCCCGAGTCCCCCGTCGGCCTTCGAGGCATGGCGGAGGCTGGTCCAAGGGGACGTCATCAAGTACGAGGTGACGGTGACTCCGGGGGAGAACCTCTTCGACGTTGCGAAGTCGATCGAAGAGAAAAAGCTGGCCACGGCGGAGGAGTTCCTCGCCGCGGCCGCCTCGCCCGACGTTCTCCGGCGACTGGAGATCCCCGGGGAGAGCGCGGAGGGGTATCTCTTCCCCGACAGCTACATCATCGTGAAACCCGTCACGCCGGAGGAGATCCTCGAGTTCATGGTTCGGCAGTTCCGCAAGAAAATTTCCCCGGATGCGGAGAAGCGGGCGAGGGAGGCGGGCCTTTCCCTGCACCAGGTCGTGACGATCGCCTCCATCATCGAGAAGGAGACCGGGGTCGAGGAGGAGAAGCCGCTCGTGTCGGCGGTCATCCGGAAACGCCTCGCCATCGGCATGCCGCTCCAGATGGACCCGACGGTGATCTACGGGGTGAAGCGTTTCGACGGGACGGTGACGCGGAAGGACCTGCGGACGCCGGGACCGTACAACACCTACCTGAACCGGGGATTGCCCCCGGGACCGATCGCCAACCCGGGACTCGCGGCGCTCGCCGCCGCGCTGAATCCGTCGAAGGCGGAGTACCTCTACTTCGTGTCGAAGAACGACGGGTCCCACACGTTCTCGCTGACCCTTCCCGAGCATAACCGCGCGGTGGAGGAGTTCCGCCGCGCGGTCCGGGAGGAAGAGGGCTGAACAGCGGGCCGGCTACTCCTCGACGTCGGCCACCGGGACCTTCCGGATCCCGTCCTCCGATTCCTCGCGGGTGTACTTCTCCTCCCGCTCGTTTTTCTCCTGGCACTCCACGCAATATTTCGCGAACGGCAGCACCTTGAGGCGCGCCTTCGGAATCTTGACGCCGCACTCCTCGCACAGGCCGTAGGTGTTCTCCTCGATCCGGTCCAGGGCGTCGTCGATCTGGGCCAGCTTCCTCTTTTCACGGTCGGTCAGGATCAGATCCAGTTCGCGGGTCCGCTCCTCGGACACCGAGTCGAGGATGTCGCCGATGTCCTGCGCCGCGGATTCCGTGCTCGCCTTCGAGCGCCGGGAGATCTCCAGCACGAGGTCCTCCCGTTTCTTCAGCAACATCTCCTTGATCGTCTTCATGTAGGAACCTCGCCTCTATGAGGAAAATAAAATTGCATTAGTATACCCGGGGGCCGACCGGAGTCAATCGGATTCGGAACCCCGGGAGCGCACGACAACGGCGTGCAGGTCCCACTCCTTCGCTCCGGTCACGCGGGCGCGGACGATGGAGCCCGGTTTCCCGTCGAACCCGGAGAGGATCACCGAGCCGTCGACCTCCGGCGCCTGGCCCCGGTGGCGGCCGACGGCCTTTCCGCGGGCGCCGGTTTTTTCCACGAGCACTTCGAGAGTTTGCCCGATCCGGGAAGCGTTGCCCGCGGCGAGGAGGTCGGCCTGCGCATCGCGCACCCTGCGCGCCCGCTCCTCCTTCGTCCGCTCCGGGACCTGCGACGGAAACCGGAACGCGGGGGTCCCCTCCTCCCTCGAGTAGGGGAAGACGCCGAGGTAGTCCCACCGGGCTTCGTCGACGAAACGGAGCAGGCGGTCGAAGGCGGCCCGCGTCTCCCCGGGAAAACCGACGATCAGGGACGTCCGCAGGAAGACGCCGGGAACCCCGGCCCGGAGCCGGTCGAGCATCCTGCAAATGATGTCGGGCCCGTACGTCCGCCCCATCCGGTCCAGGATCCCAGGGTCGATGTGCTGTACCGGGATGTCCAGGTAGCGGCACATCTTTTCTTCCGATCGGAGGAGATCGACGATCCCGTCGTCGACGCGGGAGGGATAAAGATAGAGGAGGCGGATCCACCGAAGACCCCGGATGGAGCAGAGGGCCCGCACCAGGGAGACGAGCCCCCCCTTCTCCCCGCGATCCAGGCCGTACGCGGTGATGTCCTGGCCGATGAGGTTCAGTTCCCGGGCGCCCCGGCGCACCAGGAGCCTCGCCTCCGAGAGAAGCGATTCCCGGTCCCGGCTCCGAAGCGGACCGCGGATCGCCGGGATCGCGCAGTAGGCGCACCGGTTGTCGCATCCCTCCAGGATTTTCAGGTACGCCGACCCGGTGCCGACCTCGGGGATGCGATGGCCGTACGCTTCGTCGGGAAGCGCCCCGCCGCCCGACAGGGAGCGCTGCTCGGGACCGCCCGGCGACGGGCCGACCGAAGCCAGCAACGAGGCGAGGCGGTCCGGGAGGTCCGGGATGTCGCCGGGGCCGAGGAACAGGTCGACTTCGGGGAGCAGTTCCGGGAGTTCGTCCCGATACCGCCGCGCCATGCAGCCTGCGACGACGAGTCGCCGGATCCGTCCCCGGCGCTTCTCCGCGGCCAGGGAGAGGATCGCCTCGATCGACTCCTCCTTCGCGGCCCGGACGAAACCGCAGGTGTTCAGGACCGCCGCGTCGGCCCGGCCGCCGGTCACGACGTGGAACCCCCCCTCGGAAAGGAGGCCCGCCATCACCTCGGCATCGACGGCGTTCTTTCCGCACCCGAGGTTGTGGATGCGAACCGTCGACGACTTCCGCCCGATTCGCGTCACCCGTCCACCACGGTAACCCCTGCCGGCTTCCGGAACCGGAAGAGATCGGGGGGCAGGGAAGGGTTGACCTTCACGTCGGAGAGGAAGAGGTGGTTCTCCCCGCCCATCCGGTCGAAGAGGTGCACCTCGCGGATCAGCGCGTCCGCCGCGCCGACGACGAGGTCGATCCGGCGGACCTCGGGCGCTCCGTCTCCCCGGGGGGAAAGGCGCAGGACCGTCTCCTCGCCGCCCTTGCGCGGGTCGGCGGAGTCCACGCGGAAAAGGGCCGTGATCTCCCCCTTGCCGAACAGGAGCAGCAGCGGGATCTTTCCGCCGAGCCCCTTCTCGTCCACGGCGCGGCGGATCACCTGCGGCGAGTCCTCCGGTCGAAAGTAGAAGTATCTGCCGTCGGCGAGGAACAGCTGCGCCCCGGGCCCCTTGTAGTCCCACCGCATCTTGAGCGGCCGGCCGAAGTACACGATCCCGGAAGCCTTCCGGACGATCCCGACGTTCTGGAGCGGGATCTCCTGCCGGAACTTCGCGGACAGGGTGCGCGCGGCGGCGTACCGCTCGCCGACCCGCCGCAGGAGCGCCTCGCCGGCGCTCTCGCCACCCGTTGCCCCTCCCGGTGCAAAGGGGATCAGGAGGAGGACGCACGCAAGAAGGAGCGCGTGCGAGGAAAGCGGTTTGTATCGGGAACGCATGAACATGGGTTCAGTATGCTCCATTTTATCGGCATGCATCCTTTGCTCGAGCAATGGGCGCCCGGAACACGAGACCTCCCCTGAGGGGGCGTGTCTTCTGAGCGGCCGCTCCTGCGCATCCCTGCGCCCGCGGCACTTGGCCATCCATGGCCATCGGAGTTTGGCCGGGAGCGAAGAAGACCCGCAGCCGCCGCGAACCAGGGACGGTGAGCAAGGCGTCCCCGAAGGGGAGGGTCTCGTGTGGAGGGAAGCCCCGCTCCCTTCGAGCTTCACGCTCTGGCATGCCGGTCGGGGATTCATTCCTCTTTCCGCGTCACGTACACCTCGCGCTGCTTCCCGCCCTCGGCCGGTCCGACGATCCCCTGCCGCTCCATCTCCTCGACGATCCGCGCCGCGCGGTTGAACCCGATCTTGAGGCGGCGCTGGAGGAAGGAAACCGAGGCGCGGCCGGCGCGGACGACTTCCTCGACGGCGGCGTCGAACATCTCGTCGCGCGACGGGTCGGGATCCTCCGTGGACGGGGGAGCCGTGATCGCGGAATCGTAGACCGGCGGCCCCTGGGCCTTCAAATGATCCACGACGCGCTGGATCTCGCCCTCCCCCACGTAGGGGCAGTGCACCCGGACGATCCCGCCGACGCCGGGCTGGAGGAAGAGCATGTCCCCGAACCCGAGGAGCGTCTCCGCCCCGGACTGGTCGAGGATGGTCCGGGAGTCGAACTGGGAGATCACCTTGAAGGAGACCCGCGACGGGAAGTTCGCCTTGATCACTCCCGTCAGCACGTCCACGGAGGGACGCTGGGTGGCGAAGATCAGGTGGATCCCCGCCGCCCGCGCCATCTGGGTGAGCTGGGTGATCGAATCCTCCACCTCCCGGCGGGACGCGGAGGTCATCATCAGGTCGGCGAGTTCGTCGATGAGGATGACGATGTAGGGAAGCTTCGCGAGGTCGTCTCCCTCCCCTTCCGCCTTCGACCTGCCGCCCGAACGGAGCCGCTTCTCGACGAACTGGTTGAAGGCGTCGATGTGGCGGACGCCGTTTTCCATCATCAGCTGGTACCGCCCGCGCATCTCCCCGACCGCCCACTTGAGGACCTGCGCCGCGTCGCGCGGCTGGGTGACCACCGGGTGATACAGGTGGGGGATCCCGTCGTAGAGCGAAAGTTCGAGCATCTTCGGGTCGACGAGGATCAGCCGGACCTCGTCGGGCGTCGCGCGGAAGAGGATCGACAGGATCATCGTGTGGAGCGCCACGCTCTTCCCCGACCCGGTGGCGCCGGCGATCAGGAGGTGGGGCATCTTCCCGAGGTCCCGGACCACCGGATCGCCGAAGATGTCCTTCCCCATGGCCAGAGAGAGCGCGGGCACGGCGGAGGCATAGGCGGGGCACCCGAGCAGCTCCCGGAGGACGATCGGGGCCCTGCGGGCGTTGGGGATCTCGAATCCCATGACCCCCTTCCCGGGGATGTTGGGGACCACGCGCACCGACTCGCACCGCATCGCCAGCGCCAGGTCGTCCGCCATCGCCGAGACCCGGTTCGCCTTGATCCCCGGTGCGGGGCGGAATTCGTACATGGTGACCAGGGGGCCGGTCCGGATCTCGGTGATCTGGCCGTCGATGCCGTGCTCCGCGAGCTTGGACAACAACGCCTGGGCGTTTTCCTGCAGCGTCTCCTCGTCGACCCCCTCCTCGCCCCCCTTGGGCGGTTCGAGCAGGTCGAGCGGCGGCAGGACGAATGCCTTGCCCGCGATCCGGGGAGGCGCGGCCTCCTCGGGGACGGGCTTCCGCGCGACGACCCGCGGGGGGGCGGCCTCTTCCCGCGCATCCGCCGCGAGGCTGCGCGCCGGCTCCTCCTCCCACTTCTCGCGGGGAGCGAGCTTGTCCTTGATCCTCTCGCGGACCTTTTCCGGCGACGAATCCTTGCGGACCAGCGCCGGCAGGCCGCTCAACGGGAGACCGGTGACCAGCATCAGGGAGAACAGGAGGAGGGCGACCAGCAGGACAAGCCCGCCCGCGGTGCCGGCCACCCTCCCGAGGAAATGGACCCCGAGAAGGTCGCCGACGACCCCGGGCAGGAAGACGTCCTGCCCCAGGACGGAAACATGCCTCGTGAAGAAGCTGAGGATCCCGAGGACGGAGCAGACCGCCAGGAGGCCCCCCGCCGCACGCGCCCATTTCCCCAGGATCCCTTCGCCCCGGTACGTCCAGTAGGCGAGCAGAAGGCACAGGAGGGGAAATCCGACGGCGCCGACGCCGAACAGCTGGAGGAGCAGGTCGGACAGGATCGCCCCGACCCAGCCGGCCCAGTTTCGCACCTCGGCCTCCGGGGAGCCCGCGGTGGAAAGGGAGGGATCCATCTGGTGAAACGACACCAGCGCGACGGAGAGGACGAGCCCCGCGGCGAGGAAAACGACCGCCACGGTTTCCCGACGGATTTTTTCGATATCGGCCAAGGTCAAAGCTCCAGGAGCACGGGGACGATCATCGGTTTCCGCTCGATGCGCTTGTTGAAGAAGCGGCGCACCACCCTCCGGATTGCGGTCTGCATCTCCGCCGTGTCGGTCCGCGCCTCGGTCCCGAACTCCTCGATCGCGCGGAGCACCTCGTCCCGCGCGCCCTCGATGAGCGCCTCGGAGCCGCTCTCGGTCACGACTCCCCGGGTGACGATGTCGGGGCCGTAGAGGAGCTCGCCCGTGGTCGAGGAGAAGGCGAGGACGACCATCACCAGCCCGACCTGGGAGAGGTGGATCCGATCCTTGAGGACGAGGCTCTCGACGTCGCCGATCCCCTTGCCGTCGACGAAGCGGCGCCCGACCTCGATCCGCCCGGCAGGGGACATCTTCCCTTCCGCGAAGGAGAGCACGTCGCCGT is a window of bacterium DNA encoding:
- a CDS encoding nicotinamide-nucleotide amidohydrolase family protein; this translates as MADRLTASAARLLGEALSASGSTVAVAESCTGGLLGGAITSIPGSSLYFSGGVVAYRNSAKISLLGVPPDLIAAHGAVSREVALAMAEGILALFRADLAIAITGVAGPGGGSRGKPAGTVWVAVAAAGGVRYAHRYRFPGGRDAVRREAVKASLGAAIDVLHSGSEEAR
- a CDS encoding phosphatidylglycerophosphatase A, with the protein product MRAVATGFGAGRIPVAPGTAGTLVALPLWYWSGGWGVRHLLLLCAVLLVSVPAAREEIAATGSPDPQSVVIDEIAGMLLAATGVPWGAGHALLLFLLFRLFDVFKFGPAAWLNDRRGAVYVVADDLAAGVCAGLVYRGIAWLTG
- a CDS encoding HEAT repeat domain-containing protein → MTEPTATQDELYLQRITQAVTEFAKGIKSASFYPSGHPTLLQAVSKIILLFEEIPLPEDGISIDVTKNALLFRDVPLVAGGNKALADLNRELYLRRAARIIFLPNLQPDEVISCLKIITLDPDEIQDAGGLERILLHEKVTRIWANRVDYEQLTQLLKEEELEEVLPEDLTVEPATSDDPLQADAPPEEVVTIETLLARIAKETDPSAYRGHIVEFSHFLLAERAERKIEYSMQAMAIFVGHIENPPGGSTEIAGLARLGIKELASEELVSHYIGLLKKRGFRGREEVEAVLVALEERSIGPLLQALAEEEDLLVRKTIVEIVTRIGRAAVPTILENLNDSRWYMVRNMVTVLGSLGMPDLAPHVAATLSHPDLRVKKEAIKALSRISHASAVTALCELCFFPEETVALTATAALSSKKETEAVIALYRRAATKLILYPNYRLAHEAIDSLRAIGTDEAVTALEELLSLRALWRTEKFRAMKFHALRSISKIKREMSKEVLERVRRSSDRSLRTEAERILGRRAQ
- a CDS encoding HD-GYP domain-containing protein, whose amino-acid sequence is MDRRQMETAIAGVVRHLGASLKNRGLYPITHPLVRTPVEKCLTELAPFFADRSELALTVSDGTLVLEGVPIFQLTSSLELFMARLGAIGLPAVIFERGVSVEDIELFVRFLHETREVGVPIPEIKARLSRWGVTHIRVTATEDEDKDDITLAREIYGNALNVVVRALKDVRNGKTPDGAESDRAVREMSGMVSRNRDAMLALTLIKNFDEYTYNHSVNVSVLSLAVAETLGLAEGERIGIGVAGLLHDVGKTQLALDLIRKPGTLTVEEFEEIKKHPEEGFAILGKMTHIQESTRAVVREHHMRFDRTGYPRPEPEYRTNPHSNVIAVADCYDALTTMRSYQKARTPQQALEIMRKLAGKSLDPDLVELLERSLGVYPVGTMVRLNTMEVAVVTGSTDGGKGEPKVAILFDRSGNPLATPQGVDLKESDPSTGKHHRMILGTVNPLMHPPVSMSEVFQALSG
- a CDS encoding HEAT repeat domain-containing protein, giving the protein MAGETEMIERIEEALARLLSDSSAAVREAASGAMDRTRAKRSVEEFRSRIRSGNVEEKLRAIHAASEFGGPEGVSLLLLALSDRDAEIRGAAVRELSSYPSPAVIKLLWEMLPRERGMVLGNLLETLGASGRRELAPHIEKFLDHPEPEVRAKAVTAFSRLCDGPGWEKILAHAGDPSATVRAAVAEALGSWTALPR
- the ruvX gene encoding Holliday junction resolvase RuvX, which translates into the protein MADNVTGGRILGLDYGSRRIGVAVSDPLGLTAQPLPPIRREGDRKDIAVLARLAEELGVTSVVLGLPLLLNGDEGPAAARARAFGERMREETSLPVTMWDERLTSVQSERHLIASGVRREDRKGIRDSLSAMFLLQSALDCRRRE
- the mltG gene encoding endolytic transglycosylase MltG produces the protein MSLPSRSRRTVRGVALAVLAAALLSAFLLFDEHPARTWEGKLVLVPKGSRLPEVVEILRKGEVLPHPLAFRALVILTLTGRRLHYGEYAFPSPPSAFEAWRRLVQGDVIKYEVTVTPGENLFDVAKSIEEKKLATAEEFLAAAASPDVLRRLEIPGESAEGYLFPDSYIIVKPVTPEEILEFMVRQFRKKISPDAEKRAREAGLSLHQVVTIASIIEKETGVEEEKPLVSAVIRKRLAIGMPLQMDPTVIYGVKRFDGTVTRKDLRTPGPYNTYLNRGLPPGPIANPGLAALAAALNPSKAEYLYFVSKNDGSHTFSLTLPEHNRAVEEFRRAVREEEG
- a CDS encoding TraR/DksA family transcriptional regulator, whose protein sequence is MKTIKEMLLKKREDLVLEISRRSKASTESAAQDIGDILDSVSEERTRELDLILTDREKRKLAQIDDALDRIEENTYGLCEECGVKIPKARLKVLPFAKYCVECQEKNEREEKYTREESEDGIRKVPVADVEE
- the rimO gene encoding 30S ribosomal protein S12 methylthiotransferase RimO gives rise to the protein MTRIGRKSSTVRIHNLGCGKNAVDAEVMAGLLSEGGFHVVTGGRADAAVLNTCGFVRAAKEESIEAILSLAAEKRRGRIRRLVVAGCMARRYRDELPELLPEVDLFLGPGDIPDLPDRLASLLASVGPSPGGPEQRSLSGGGALPDEAYGHRIPEVGTGSAYLKILEGCDNRCAYCAIPAIRGPLRSRDRESLLSEARLLVRRGARELNLIGQDITAYGLDRGEKGGLVSLVRALCSIRGLRWIRLLYLYPSRVDDGIVDLLRSEEKMCRYLDIPVQHIDPGILDRMGRTYGPDIICRMLDRLRAGVPGVFLRTSLIVGFPGETRAAFDRLLRFVDEARWDYLGVFPYSREEGTPAFRFPSQVPERTKEERARRVRDAQADLLAAGNASRIGQTLEVLVEKTGARGKAVGRHRGQAPEVDGSVILSGFDGKPGSIVRARVTGAKEWDLHAVVVRSRGSESD
- a CDS encoding outer membrane lipoprotein carrier protein LolA, whose product is MEHTEPMFMRSRYKPLSSHALLLACVLLLIPFAPGGATGGESAGEALLRRVGERYAAARTLSAKFRQEIPLQNVGIVRKASGIVYFGRPLKMRWDYKGPGAQLFLADGRYFYFRPEDSPQVIRRAVDEKGLGGKIPLLLLFGKGEITALFRVDSADPRKGGEETVLRLSPRGDGAPEVRRIDLVVGAADALIREVHLFDRMGGENHLFLSDVKVNPSLPPDLFRFRKPAGVTVVDG
- a CDS encoding DNA translocase FtsK, with protein sequence MADIEKIRRETVAVVFLAAGLVLSVALVSFHQMDPSLSTAGSPEAEVRNWAGWVGAILSDLLLQLFGVGAVGFPLLCLLLAYWTYRGEGILGKWARAAGGLLAVCSVLGILSFFTRHVSVLGQDVFLPGVVGDLLGVHFLGRVAGTAGGLVLLVALLLFSLMLVTGLPLSGLPALVRKDSSPEKVRERIKDKLAPREKWEEEPARSLAADAREEAAPPRVVARKPVPEEAAPPRIAGKAFVLPPLDLLEPPKGGEEGVDEETLQENAQALLSKLAEHGIDGQITEIRTGPLVTMYEFRPAPGIKANRVSAMADDLALAMRCESVRVVPNIPGKGVMGFEIPNARRAPIVLRELLGCPAYASAVPALSLAMGKDIFGDPVVRDLGKMPHLLIAGATGSGKSVALHTMILSILFRATPDEVRLILVDPKMLELSLYDGIPHLYHPVVTQPRDAAQVLKWAVGEMRGRYQLMMENGVRHIDAFNQFVEKRLRSGGRSKAEGEGDDLAKLPYIVILIDELADLMMTSASRREVEDSITQLTQMARAAGIHLIFATQRPSVDVLTGVIKANFPSRVSFKVISQFDSRTILDQSGAETLLGFGDMLFLQPGVGGIVRVHCPYVGEGEIQRVVDHLKAQGPPVYDSAITAPPSTEDPDPSRDEMFDAAVEEVVRAGRASVSFLQRRLKIGFNRAARIVEEMERQGIVGPAEGGKQREVYVTRKEE